tttcagaagtagttcctagtaagaggtaaccacacatttattgagtacaagagaaatggcaatgtgaaacggatatccattggtttcgatcccgctatcacttttataactccgacgttctcatctccttgctttggaagaccgtactcattaggattgatcactgcccgatctgATAACTGATGGGTGACATCaccgaacttgtggacccgacggggttcgtgagtgcctttagggatttgagttgccaggtgcaaactcaagaacacggagtcttgcttatccctcggtcgggagccctaaacaaagtgattggaacttgtgaatgctttagggatttgagccgccaggtgcaaactcaagaacacagagtcttgcttatccctcggtcgggagccctaagcatgtatgaagagtgattgccaaggtggcatgcaagatgtagtcattcgcttttgtcccttttttgcctaagtcgccctttcgggttttcaacttagcgggtatatttgtttctttttcattcttttgcctgattcatttccttttttttctttcttttctcttttttcttttctctttttttttcttttcttttttttttatcaggtctatgcgaagtattttttgactacatctgcgttcacagggtgcggaaagttctcgccatccatcgttgcaagcatcatggcaccgccagagaacactttctgcacaacaaaggggccttcatacgtcagagtccacttgcctcgaggatcaccttgagggagaatgattcttttgagtaccagatcacctggttcatagctttggggtcgcacccgcttgtcaaaagcttttctcatcttcttttggtacacctgaccatgtccaatagccgctaaacgcttctcatcaatgaggttcaactgatccatccgattctgtacccattctgactcgtcaagcttgacgtctttcataatcctcagggaaggaatctcaacttcaacaggcagtaccgcttccataccataaacaagtgagaaaggagttgccccagtcgatgtacgcacagaggtacgataaccatgcaaagtaaaaggtaacatctcgtgccaatcttggtaggtcactaccatcttctgcacaatcttcttaatgttcttgttggccgcttcaacaacgccattcatctttgggcGATAcagagaagaattgtgatgcttgatcttgaaggactcataaagctccttcatcaacttgttattgagattcgatccattatcCGTAAtaatcttctcaggaatcccataacgacagattatgttgtgcttgataaaacgagtaatcacttgcttggtaacattcgcataagatgcggcttcaacccacttggtgaagtaatcgatggcaaccaaaatgaaacgatgtccattagaagcagtaggtttaatctctccaatcatatcaatgccccacattgcaaaaggccacggagaagtcaaaacattcaaaggcacaggcggcacgtgcactttatcagcatagatctggcacttgacaaattctgacatggttatgacaatcagtttccatagtggaccaatagtaaccagccctcaagatcttcttagccattgtatgcccactagaatgggtaccaaactcaccttcgtgcattttctctatgattttcgaagctttttccttaacaacacattggAGCAACACACcatcatgatgcctcttgtacaatacACCACCGTTAAGGTagaacttagctgcaaaccttctcagaaacttcttatcagtcaccgacgcttcaggaggatactcttgagtttcgaggaactttttgatatcatgataccagggattaccatccaattcaacatcagcttcaAAGCAAAATGCTGGTTCATCGAACCTGTTAATGGTGATATTAtgcgcttcattggcccatttcactttgaacatggaagccaacgtagcgagagcatcagccagattgttctcttctctagaaatatgctcgaatgtgatctcatcaaagtatggaatgagtctcatcacatgctccctgtatggaatcagattctgatggcgagtttcccaatctccattgatctggctaataacaagattggaatccccataaactttcaagtacttgattcgcaaatcgatcgcagcttcgataccatagatgcaagcttcatactcagccatgttattagttcaatcaaaacagattctggctgtgaacggaatatgaaaacctgatggagaagtaattacagctccaacaccattcccgagtgcattagaggcaccatcgaacacgagcgtccatcgcgatcctggttcgggtccttcctctggtccaggaatgttacaatctctgatatacaggacatcctcatcggggaattcaaacttcattggttcataatcttcgaccggTTGATGCGCGagataatccgccaacacactacctttgatggctttctgggtagtatactggatatcatattcagtcaagatcatttgccacctggctactcttccagaaagagcgggcttctcaaagacatacttgataggatccatcttggaaatcaatagggtggtgtgaaccaacctatactgcctcagccggcgagcagcccacaccaaagcacagcaagttttctcgagcagtgagtatcgggattcacattcggtaaactttttgctaaggtagtatattgcatgctctttttggccagactcgtcatgttgacccagcacacatcccattgaattttcaagaactgtgaggtacataatcaaaggccttcctggaactggaggcattagtatcggaggttcctgcagatactctttcactttttcaaatgctttttgacaatcattattccacctggccgtctgatccTTTCTTAGCAACTTGAAGATcggttcacaagtggccgtaagatgagagatgaatctagcaatgtagttcaatctccctaagaaaccacgaacctctttttctgttctcggctcaggcatctcttgtatagcttttatttttgcaggatcgacctcaatacctttcccactaacaacaaagcccaacaattttccggatcgcactccgaaagtgcatttgtttggattcaacctcagtctgaattcccgaagcctttcaaacaatttctgcaggtgaaccaagtgctcttcttcagtgtgagactttgcaatcatgtcgtcaacatacacttcgatctctttgtgaatcatgtcgtgaaaaagagtcaccatggcacgctgatacgttgcccctgcgtttttcaacccaaaagacataactttatagcagaaagttccccatggtgtaataaacgttgttttctccatgtcttctggtgccatcttgatctgattgtacccagagaagccatccatgaaggaaaacactttgaaaggagccgtattatccaccaacacatcaatgtgaggaagaggaaaatcatctttcggactcgccttattcaaatctctatagtcaacacacatcctgacctttccgtccttcttaggtacaggaacaatattcgcaacccacggcgggtaattcacaacttgcagaaagccagcatcaaactgtttctcaacctctttcttaatcttctcagacatatctgggcgagtccttcggaGCTTCTGCTtaacaggaggactatcttccttgagaggtagacggtgtaccacaatatctgtatcaagaccaggcatatcctcataggaccaagcaaagatatatgcatactctttcaacatatcaataagcctctgtttcatactattctcaagcgcagcccctatcttgacctctcggacttgctctttagtgccaacatttaccatctcaatcacctcttgatgcggctgaatcgctttcttttcctgtttcaacaatctggccaactcatcggggagatcacaatcttcataagcttcctcctcggcttggtagatcggattgtcaaaatcataataagcaatagcggaactgttaccaatggaatccgtggtggtggaacatctgcatgattgatgtttttattttagttttatttttattaagctacgtgcaagtgtgtgcaaaaacattgccatttaaaggaaaaagttaaaagaaagacaaagagcgaaacatttgaatgcaaaagcgtccttttatttcatgattaactttgaaaaatgcgaactgcatggccctacaaatgattcaccacgccttgggcagagcgtaggaattatatcatgataagaaaagtaaaaacaaggaatttactcctgagcctGTGTAGCTTGGatgacatcttcaattgtccagttgcaaggcatctccccaggaatacttggacggACCCAGCTATCAAAGTCACAATCACTATCCACCTCCTCACTATCGACAATGGCATTAACCTGACCGTCTTGAATGACACCAccactcacaaacttgatcgggcTAAGGACACTAGACTTGGGCGATGCATTGTGCTTTCCAGGactgaaaccaagaccattcttgtcaaatttgggacgcacatCAATTACTTGCCCTCAACCTTCCACTCTTCCagtctcaacaacaacctgaGCGTCTTTCAGAGAGGACATAACCGTttctggcttcgttatctcataaggaggagttctcacagcattCACAGCCTCAAACGCTTGAAACGGAGTCTCGtgtatttcaccttcgatctccaCATACCGGAAAGAAGACAAGTGACTCACGATGTAATCCTCCTCACCACAAACCGTAACTACTTTACCATCcaccggatacttcaacttctgatgaagagtgaATGTCACAGCGCCAACTttgtgaatccacggtcgtcccaacaaacaacagtaagcaggttgaatgtccatcacatagaaggttgtagtaaagatctgaggacctacttggattggtagatctacctctccaaacacagacctccttgaaccgtcaAAGGCACGCACAACCAATTCACTAGGCCTCAACTCAACACCGGCATAGTCAATTCGCATGAGAGCTGATTTGGGAAGTACATtcaaagaagacccagtatcaaccaaaacacgggacaaagttgtccccttacactcaatcgaaatatgcaaagccttgttatggttttTCCCTTCCGGAGGAAGATCACGATCCGTAAATCCCAAACCGTTCCCAGCAgagatattattggctaccgcctctagctgattcacagatatttcatgcgggacATAAGCACCATTCAGAATCCTTAAGAGAGCATCcctatgaccttctgaacacatcagcagttgcaagatggaaatctttgactgggtctgacccaactgctcaacaaccttgtaatcagacttcctgatgattttcaataattcctccacatccttggaagacacAGCACTATCAGGTGCCCCACTCTGAATCGGAGAATTCTGGACATCAGGCACTACTTGTTTTCCTTTGGCCTTATCCAAAGCATCTGCATTGTTTTGAACAAGCTGAGGGGAGAACACCCTACCACTGCGAGTGATCCTACCAGTACCGGCGAAATTATCAGTGTTTGCAACTGAGGCCTCAACAAGCTTCTCTTTAGATGGCTCGGCTTCTTCCTTCGTGCCATAGTAATATACGTCTGAACCATAATGCCAAGGGATGGCCTTCTCACTCTCATATGGAATAGGTCCTGGCACAGTAATCATCAATGCCGCTGGTTGTTCCTCATATGGGATACTGACAGGTATCTGAATAGGCACTTGGATACACACTGGAACAACCGGATCATAAGGAATTGAGATCACCGACACTTCACCGTCCTTACTCTTCGTACCTCTCAACCTTCGATAGAACTGAAGAGGACCCTCATCAATCAGCTTTTGTACCATACCTTTCAAATCATCACAACCTTCGGGTTGACTTTTGCAATTCTCACAATCAACTTCACAGCCCGGGAAGATACCGCTATTAATCAGATGTTGCTTCACAGATACAAGAGGAAAAGTCAAACAGCTCACATCAGATACAACATTTATCTCTTCATTCTCAATGGCATTCACACCCGAACCTCCGTGAGCAGGCATCGgattattgacaatattgggtgtaggagtGAACTGAATTATCTTTTGATCCAACAAGTCCTGGACTTTGTTCTTCAATGCAATACACCTCTCGGTATCATGCCCAGCGGCACCTGAATGGAAAGCACATCGTGCGTTCGCATTGTAATTCGGAGATTGTGTGTCCGGAGCATtcggagcatctctcaaagtaatcttCTCAATTTTGAGCAAATGTTGCAACACCTGAGCATAAGTCATAGGAATTGGATCAATCTTTCTGTGAGGCCTAGTCCTGGGAGGATAGCGATCATTACTGGAACGTTGTccctgctgttgttgttgttgtggtactgggatcatgacagcattaacctgtgaattgcttctccctgaacccctccttccatatatggcatccgaatttccttctttccttctggcATAACCTTCAGTTTGCTTTTTACCACCAACAGAATTAGAAGAAGCTCCCAActgaattttccccatctttagacccatctcaacacgttcaccatatctcaccatttcagaAAAGTTGGCTGAAGCACTACAAGCCAAGTAATAGTGTCCAGACAAGGTACTAGTGAACATGTCAATCATCTCACGTTCAGTCATCGGTGGCTGAACTCTTGCGGCTAACTcacgccatttctgagcgtactctttgaaagattctttagaccCCTGAACCAAACTCTGCAAGTGGGTCCTGTTGGGTGCCATATCAACATTGTACTGATAGTGCTTAATGaaagcctccacaagatctctccaagaatggaTATGGGTGCGTTCAAGTTGAACATACCACTCCAAGGAAGCTCCAGCCaagctatcctggaagaaatgcattagaaaaccctcatcctctgaataaactgacatcttgcgataatatgctttgacatgagtcatgggacaagtcgccccattgtatttgtcaaaagatggaactttgaattttggtgggatcctcacaccaggaaccaaccccaagtcattgatgtccatgcctaacacccctttgccttcaacaGCCCTGAGACGTTCTTCAATCAGACGATACCTTTCAACTTCATCATGTGCACCATCAGCACTATGCCTTGACACCTGGTCAAAGTTCtcaacattgaaatccaaattaCCACGATTCTAATGatctctccttcccaacagacgggacggaggtggaggtggaaacccgtgatactgattgaaaggattatagtgcccTCCCACGTGATCAAACTCATTCGGATCATGGTGATCGTCAATTCTACCAGACACATCATCAAACAGCCCTGGATGTCCTCCATTCTCATTCCTTCTGGAGTTCTCGACGAGAACTCGCAAGTCATCCTgccccttggtcacattagtcaatgcttccataaactgcgccatctgcgcattcatctgctctgtcagttgagctctcatctctgccatttgttcctgaatctgttccatctgccttctctgattgctcctagtcggatacgggtgatttgccgtcttagaactccttctgataaCAAAACAGCGAGACATAAGATAATAAAACCTGCAAAACTtgcaaatatatgacatgtatgatatatgaatgatatgcatgaaatttttgtcaattttcaggtatccaagagttcatcccactttcagataggacatagaAACCCTGATACTGAATATATTTGAACAACAATCCACACACGAGAATAATTCAGCAAACTGAGCGTACTTCATTCCAACATAACTGAGAATTTGAGTTCatacaaataaaacacataatcgTGTCACAAAGTGCTCATAAGGCATACAAAAGAAATCCAGAACATCAAaatgcgaccccatccaacaatcctggacatgggCGACAAATGTCAAGCATAAACATCTAATCCACCATCATGGATCAAACAGATCCACCCCACAGTGATGCTAGGATCGTCTGGCAACAGAATGAACTCCTCCATCTCCTCTCCGTTGGGCTCGGAGTCTTCTTAGTTCTTCTTCAAGTCGAGCAGTCTTAGCCTTCTCTTCTGCTAGCTGTTTATCCGAATCCCGTTTCTGCCTCTTGAGACTACTCTCTGATCTCTGTAACTGTAGACACTCTTGCTGCTTGTGGTGCAAATCTTCCTCTAGCAACTCATAGGGACGCCTCCGGGTACTAGCTTGACTTGAACTTGCGCTTTCGACTTGCTTGAGCTGGTGCATCAACCTCATCTTTGCATCTCTCTCttcaaagaacttcaaattggTCTCTTGCTCTCTTTCATGCAACCTGTAGTTGGTAACCAGAGCATCCTTGTAAAGTTCTGTTGGCACAAATTCAGATAGAAtcaaaggaggttgcttttgaagtGGTGCAACCCTATCATATGGCAGTAACAAGTTTCCAACCCGTTTtataatccattcaacatacggtGTCAAAGCGAGTGATTCCTTCTTCCCTAAATGGGCTCCGTTATGCTTACGGATCTTCTTCCAAACCACAATTATCCCCTTCAACTTTTCTGGATCCGACCCCTTCTCAAAATAGACTGTCTCCGCTATCAAGTGATCCGCCGGCTTATCTTTCAACGTATACCCCAACTGACGCAAGGATACCACGGGATTGTAATTGATGCAACCTCTAGTACCAACCAAAGGAACATTATCGAACTTACCACACCCAACAATCACTTCAGAAACGTTAATTCGATACTTTTGCCACTGAATATCATAAGAAGTAAGTGACATAATCCTGTGTGTCCACTTGAGCGTATCCCTTGTCTTCACAAAAGGTCCTTTGCTGGGCAACAAAGAGAGGAACCAGATGAACAACAACTGAAGGCAACAAGTGATGGCACCACCACGTTTCTCATATCGGGAATTAACAGCATAATAAGTATCGGCCAACAATGTAGGGATAGGATTCTTTCCCATGAAGATGTGTACCGCGGCCGAGCCTACAAAATTGGGAACATTTTGGAACATCACAATCCCGTAAATAGCCACAGCAAGCAATGCATTGTACGCGTTCCAATTCTTTTTCTTAAATTCTTCTTTAGCTTTTCTCACCAAGAACTTCAAAGAGAACCCTGAGACACCTTCATTCGACTTCCAATTATCAGATacttttatgctcaaataaagagcggcAGCGATCAACTTGAAATTCACTTCTTTTGGAACATCGATGAATGGCACTTCGTCTTTTACCTTGAGATTAAGAATGATAGAGTACTCTTCCAATGTCGGAGCCAACTGGTAATCCTGGAACGTGAAACACCTCATTTCAGGATCATAGAATTGCATCAAAGTTTGCAAAGCAGGTGTCTCAACCACGGTTTCCAACAAAGTCAAAATATTCCCATAATTATCCGTGAAACTCTTCAGGCAGAAAGCGGTCATTAACGAACTCAAACCCTCTAATGCGGTCAATGGCTCTCGGAAGAAGCTGTAGGTGTGCGTATGTCTCTTTGCTTCCTTGACAGTATCAATGGGAGTATCCATCTTCAACTTGAATGAACTCTTGAATGTCCCTGAAAACATGACATGCAAATGCTtgttatacatattttttttttgcgtttcttttggaaataaatatgctatgatgcaaagtggtgggacttgttgccgcccaccaagCATTCtagactgccggtaacacacataataCAAAGCCAAAAGTTCGGCCTCAAATGGTATACCATACGGAACACGGAAtatcaatccacggaaccaaagcccatagtcaataacacactggaatggaacacagattaccactcgaacaagaaccatagtaccccacgaacaggaaccaatagtacactcgaacgagaacagcggtaacccacgaacaagaacaacggtaacccacgaacaagaacaacggtaacccacgaacaagaacagcggtca
The sequence above is a segment of the Vicia villosa cultivar HV-30 ecotype Madison, WI unplaced genomic scaffold, Vvil1.0 ctg.000456F_1_1, whole genome shotgun sequence genome. Coding sequences within it:
- the LOC131628483 gene encoding uncharacterized protein LOC131628483, which codes for MDTPIDTVKEAKRHTHTYSFFREPLTALEGLSSLMTAFCLKSFTDNYGNILTLLETVVETPALQTLMQFYDPEMRCFTFQDYQLAPTLEEYSIILNLKVKDEVPFIDVPKEVNFKLIAAALYLSIKVSDNWKSNEGVSGFSLKFLVRKAKEEFKKKNWNAYNALLAVAIYGIVMFQNVPNFVGSAAVHIFMGKNPIPTLLADTYYAVNSRYEKRGGAITCCLQLLFIWFLSLLPSKGPFVKTRDTLKWTHRIMSLTSYDIQWQKYRINVSEVIVGCGKFDNVPLVGTRGCINYNPVVSLRQLGYTLKDKPADHLIAETVYFEKGSDPEKLKGIIVVWKKIRKHNGAHLGKKESLALTPYVEWIIKRVGNLLLPYDRVAPLQKQPPLILSEFVPTELYKDALVTNYRLHEREQETNLKFFEERDAKMRLMHQLKQVESASSSQASTRRRPYELLEEDLHHKQQECLQLQRSESSLKRQKRDSDKQLAEEKAKTARLEEELRRLRAQRRGDGGVHSVARRS